Proteins encoded within one genomic window of Chitinophaga parva:
- a CDS encoding exo-beta-N-acetylmuramidase NamZ family protein — translation MRNLFVLLACCLLLCSRMHAQTVIPGAARTGAYLPLLKGKRVALLVNQTATIGPVHLVDSLLALHVKVVKIFSPEHGFRGNADAGEHVGNSTDPKTGLPIVSLYGAHRKATAADLADVDLLIFDIQDVGTRFYTYISSLQELMEAAAENHKPLLVLDRPNPNGSYVDGPILDTAYRSFVGMQPIPIVHGMTTGEYANMLNGEKMLDKQLHCKLTVIPCEHYTHHTRFEIPVKPSPNLPNASATYLYPSLCLFEGTPISVGRGTDKPFQQFGSPLFPDSLYKFTPRSMPGAKTPVLQDQACYGFDLSGPAAEVYNKYGHQLQLQWLITAYQLYPDKAKFFTPFFDKLAGGRQLREQVTAGKTAAEIRASWASGLEHFKAVRKKYLLYAE, via the coding sequence ATGCGTAACCTGTTCGTCTTACTCGCCTGTTGCCTCCTGCTTTGCAGCCGTATGCATGCCCAAACCGTGATACCCGGCGCAGCACGCACCGGCGCTTACCTGCCCCTGCTTAAAGGCAAGCGGGTGGCCCTCCTGGTAAACCAGACCGCCACCATCGGCCCGGTGCACCTCGTGGATTCCCTGCTGGCCCTCCACGTTAAAGTAGTGAAGATCTTCAGCCCGGAACATGGCTTCCGGGGCAATGCAGACGCGGGTGAGCATGTAGGCAACAGTACAGATCCCAAAACGGGTTTGCCCATCGTATCGCTGTATGGCGCCCACCGCAAAGCCACCGCAGCCGACCTCGCAGATGTGGACCTCCTTATTTTTGACATACAGGATGTAGGCACCCGCTTTTACACTTACATATCTTCCCTGCAGGAGCTGATGGAAGCTGCCGCGGAAAATCACAAGCCCCTGCTGGTGCTGGACCGGCCCAATCCCAATGGCAGCTATGTAGATGGCCCCATCCTGGATACGGCCTACCGCTCCTTTGTAGGCATGCAGCCCATCCCCATTGTACACGGCATGACCACCGGCGAATATGCCAACATGCTCAATGGAGAAAAAATGCTGGACAAGCAGCTTCACTGCAAACTCACGGTGATCCCCTGCGAACATTATACGCACCACACCCGGTTTGAAATACCGGTGAAACCCTCGCCCAACCTGCCTAATGCCAGCGCCACCTACCTGTACCCATCGCTCTGCCTTTTTGAAGGCACGCCCATCAGCGTAGGACGTGGTACGGACAAGCCTTTCCAGCAGTTTGGCTCCCCGCTTTTCCCGGACAGCTTATATAAGTTCACGCCCCGCAGCATGCCCGGCGCTAAAACACCGGTGCTGCAAGACCAGGCCTGCTACGGCTTTGACCTGTCTGGCCCCGCCGCGGAAGTGTACAATAAATATGGCCACCAACTGCAGTTGCAATGGCTCATTACTGCCTACCAGCTGTATCCTGATAAAGCAAAATTCTTCACGCCTTTCTTTGATAAACTGGCGGGTGGCAGGCAGCTGCGGGAGCAGGTCACCGCTGGCAAAACAGCCGCTGAGATCCGCGCCAGCTGGGCCTCCGGGCTGGAGCACTTTAAAGCGGTACGCAAAAAATATTTACTTTACGCTGAATAA
- a CDS encoding FKBP-type peptidyl-prolyl cis-trans isomerase, protein MQTVKQGDTVRVHYHGRLDNGTTFDSSEGRQPLEFTVGAGMVIAGFDNGVLNMKVGEKKTVHIPVHEAYGPKNQEMVLDFPKSNIPPDMKPEIGQELQMSNAEGQVFQVKVVGINEEFITLDANHPLAGEPLNFDIELVEIV, encoded by the coding sequence ATGCAAACAGTAAAGCAGGGCGATACCGTACGCGTGCACTACCATGGCCGTTTGGACAATGGTACTACTTTTGATTCTTCAGAAGGCCGTCAGCCGCTGGAGTTCACAGTAGGTGCAGGTATGGTAATTGCGGGCTTCGACAACGGTGTACTGAACATGAAGGTGGGTGAGAAGAAGACCGTACATATCCCGGTTCATGAAGCTTATGGTCCGAAGAACCAGGAAATGGTCCTGGATTTCCCGAAATCCAATATTCCCCCGGATATGAAGCCTGAAATTGGCCAGGAACTGCAAATGAGCAATGCTGAAGGCCAGGTGTTCCAGGTGAAAGTGGTAGGTATCAACGAGGAGTTCATCACCCTGGATGCAAACCACCCGCTGGCTGGCGAGCCGCTCAACTTTGATATTGAGCTCGTAGAGATCGTTTAA
- a CDS encoding cysteine-rich CWC family protein, protein MHENVACPRCGIYFECKVGNITQCQCQSVALTGEDRTFIAGRYEGCLCAQCLQTLRNARKQEEREQVMRQFGKR, encoded by the coding sequence ATGCACGAAAACGTAGCCTGCCCCCGCTGTGGTATTTATTTTGAATGCAAAGTGGGCAACATTACCCAATGCCAGTGCCAGTCGGTAGCCCTTACCGGGGAAGACCGCACTTTCATAGCCGGCCGGTACGAGGGCTGCCTTTGTGCCCAGTGCCTGCAAACGCTGCGCAATGCCCGCAAGCAGGAAGAAAGGGAGCAGGTGATGCGGCAATTTGGAAAGCGGTAA
- the pepT gene encoding peptidase T, giving the protein MFNNYAYSVTERFLRYVQIDTQSDPLSGTFPSTEKQKDLGRLLVAELQDMGITDAHLDEWGYVYATLPANTDKQVPVICLCSHMDTSSDCSGTHVKPIIHPNYQGQDLVLPDDPSVVIRVAEHPYLEQKKGDDIITASGLTLLGADDKAGVAAIMDAVRFLLQQPDVKHGAIRILFTPDEEVGRGVNHLDMEKLGAQFGYTLDGGELGSLEDENFSADGVKIVIEGVSVHPGTAKGTLVSAIKIAAEVLATLPADRLSPETTEGREGFVHPVRVEGVVERAEIDFIIRDFETAKLQEHEAFLKAVLDQVMARYPAASATFQVKEQYRNMKEVLNQYPQVVEYAAIAMRKAMIAPVSLPIRGGTDGSRLSFMGLPCPNIFTGEMALHGKQEYVSVQDMQKAVQTIVYLAQTWEAHS; this is encoded by the coding sequence ATGTTCAACAACTACGCCTACTCCGTTACGGAACGCTTCCTGCGCTATGTGCAGATCGATACGCAATCTGACCCGCTGAGCGGTACTTTTCCTTCCACTGAAAAACAAAAAGACCTGGGGCGCCTGCTGGTGGCCGAATTGCAGGACATGGGCATTACCGATGCCCACCTGGATGAATGGGGATATGTATATGCTACCCTGCCTGCCAATACGGATAAGCAGGTGCCGGTGATCTGCCTTTGCTCCCACATGGACACCTCCAGTGATTGCAGTGGCACCCATGTAAAACCCATCATTCATCCTAACTACCAGGGCCAGGACCTGGTGCTGCCGGACGATCCGTCTGTTGTGATCCGCGTGGCGGAACACCCTTACCTCGAACAAAAAAAGGGAGACGACATCATTACCGCCAGTGGCCTTACCCTGCTGGGTGCCGATGATAAAGCTGGCGTGGCTGCCATCATGGACGCCGTGCGCTTCCTGCTGCAACAACCGGATGTAAAGCATGGTGCCATCCGTATCCTCTTTACCCCGGATGAAGAAGTGGGCCGCGGCGTTAATCACCTGGATATGGAAAAGCTGGGTGCACAGTTTGGCTATACACTGGATGGGGGAGAACTGGGATCGCTGGAAGATGAGAACTTTTCTGCCGATGGCGTGAAGATCGTGATCGAAGGGGTGAGCGTGCATCCCGGTACCGCAAAGGGAACCCTGGTGAGCGCCATTAAGATAGCCGCGGAAGTGCTGGCCACCTTGCCGGCAGACCGGTTGTCGCCGGAAACTACCGAGGGCCGGGAGGGCTTTGTGCATCCCGTGCGCGTGGAAGGTGTGGTGGAAAGGGCAGAGATAGATTTCATCATCCGCGATTTTGAAACGGCAAAGTTGCAGGAGCATGAGGCGTTCCTGAAGGCGGTACTGGACCAGGTGATGGCCCGCTATCCTGCCGCCAGCGCCACTTTCCAGGTGAAGGAGCAATACCGTAATATGAAAGAGGTGCTGAACCAATACCCACAGGTGGTGGAGTATGCGGCTATCGCCATGCGCAAGGCCATGATAGCACCGGTAAGCCTGCCGATACGTGGTGGCACGGATGGCTCCCGCCTGTCTTTCATGGGATTGCCCTGCCCTAATATCTTCACCGGCGAGATGGCCCTGCATGGCAAGCAGGAATACGTAAGCGTGCAGGATATGCAGAAGGCGGTGCAAACCATTGTATACCTGGCCCAAACCTGGGAAGCACATAGCTAA
- a CDS encoding MotA/TolQ/ExbB proton channel family protein, protein MFLGILSFITDTLLQSKPDSSAVSAGAATVVEKHLSILDLLEKGGVLMIPLGVLFVIAVFVFMERYITIAKAGRLQDNFMAMIRDHISQGNITAARSLSKNTNSPIARVIDKGVQRIGKPIDAIEKSMENVGKLEMYKLEKNLVILSIIAGIAPMFGFLGTIAGMIQTFFNISQTSDITLSTIAEGIYVKMVTSASGLIIGLVAYIAYSFLNAQIDKVLNKMEVASADFIDILQEPIR, encoded by the coding sequence ATGTTCCTAGGAATTCTATCCTTTATCACTGACACACTTTTACAATCCAAGCCTGATTCTTCGGCTGTTTCAGCCGGTGCTGCCACCGTGGTGGAAAAGCACCTGAGCATCCTGGACCTCCTGGAAAAGGGGGGCGTGCTGATGATACCCTTGGGTGTATTGTTCGTGATCGCCGTGTTTGTGTTCATGGAGCGGTACATCACTATTGCAAAGGCGGGCCGCCTCCAGGATAACTTTATGGCCATGATCCGCGATCATATTTCCCAGGGCAATATCACGGCCGCCCGTTCCCTGTCAAAGAATACAAACAGTCCCATTGCCCGCGTGATCGACAAAGGTGTACAGCGCATTGGCAAGCCGATAGATGCCATTGAAAAATCCATGGAGAATGTAGGCAAGCTGGAAATGTACAAACTGGAAAAGAACCTGGTCATCCTTTCCATCATTGCAGGCATTGCGCCCATGTTTGGCTTCCTGGGCACCATTGCAGGGATGATCCAGACCTTCTTCAATATCTCCCAGACTTCCGATATTACCCTCAGCACTATTGCAGAAGGGATCTATGTAAAAATGGTGACATCCGCCTCCGGCCTGATCATCGGCCTGGTGGCCTATATTGCCTACAGCTTCCTGAATGCGCAGATAGACAAGGTGCTCAACAAGATGGAAGTGGCTTCTGCTGATTTCATTGACATCCTGCAGGAACCGATCCGCTAA
- a CDS encoding ExbD/TolR family protein: MNLRESRRKKTVEMHNSALNDILFILLLFFLIVSTLANPNVIKLNLPKAKTNTKAKQTVVVSINANREFFVGTAKVPFNDLKTALVPALQRENIDPTIVINAEKSVPVEDVVSLMEVARELNAKVVLATSKPAGEGIPPAGH; the protein is encoded by the coding sequence ATGAACCTGAGAGAAAGCAGGCGTAAAAAAACAGTGGAAATGCACAACTCAGCGTTGAACGATATCCTGTTCATCCTGCTGTTGTTCTTCCTCATTGTGTCTACGTTGGCCAATCCGAATGTAATAAAACTGAACCTGCCCAAGGCCAAGACCAATACCAAGGCAAAACAGACCGTGGTGGTGAGCATCAATGCCAACCGGGAGTTCTTTGTAGGCACGGCCAAAGTACCTTTCAATGACCTGAAAACTGCGCTGGTACCGGCATTGCAGCGGGAGAACATTGATCCCACCATCGTGATCAATGCCGAAAAATCTGTACCGGTAGAAGATGTGGTGAGCCTCATGGAAGTGGCAAGGGAACTGAATGCAAAGGTGGTGCTGGCCACCTCCAAACCTGCAGGGGAGGGCATTCCGCCCGCAGGGCACTAA
- the prmC gene encoding peptide chain release factor N(5)-glutamine methyltransferase — MFSTVQSAFAQLLTLLQRQYDEREAGNIAHMTLEHITGLSKLDRIVYKDRELTAEQDQQLAAALLSLGHGYPVHYVIGRNWFYGMELLVDQRVLIPRPETEELVEWMVKEVKTAGSKALRIIDIGTGSGCIPIALKKELPYATVHAIDISEGALEVARENARLQQVPVEFAQVNVLDAQATAALPAFDIIVSNPPYILEAEKAEMMPQVVNFEPSIALFVPDNDALLFYRTIAQLALQKLVNGGKLFFEINEAKGPETVALLTSLGFTRVTLKQDIFGKDRMVMAIKD, encoded by the coding sequence ATGTTTAGCACTGTACAATCCGCTTTTGCCCAGCTCCTTACCCTGTTGCAACGCCAGTATGACGAGCGGGAAGCCGGCAATATTGCCCATATGACCCTGGAACACATCACCGGCCTCTCAAAGCTGGACCGCATCGTGTACAAAGACCGGGAGCTTACTGCGGAGCAGGACCAACAACTGGCAGCAGCCCTCCTCAGCCTGGGCCATGGCTACCCCGTGCATTACGTAATTGGGCGCAACTGGTTTTATGGTATGGAGCTGCTGGTAGACCAGCGCGTACTCATTCCCCGCCCGGAAACGGAAGAACTGGTGGAATGGATGGTAAAGGAAGTGAAGACCGCCGGCAGCAAGGCATTGCGCATCATAGACATTGGCACCGGCAGCGGTTGTATACCCATTGCCCTGAAAAAAGAATTGCCTTACGCAACAGTACATGCCATTGACATAAGTGAAGGCGCCCTGGAAGTAGCGCGTGAAAACGCCCGCCTGCAGCAGGTCCCCGTGGAATTTGCACAGGTAAATGTGCTGGACGCCCAGGCCACAGCGGCCCTCCCTGCGTTCGACATCATCGTTAGCAATCCACCTTACATCCTGGAAGCTGAAAAAGCGGAGATGATGCCGCAAGTAGTGAACTTTGAGCCTTCCATTGCCTTGTTTGTACCGGATAATGACGCTTTGTTATTTTACCGCACCATTGCGCAGCTGGCCCTGCAAAAGCTCGTGAACGGGGGCAAACTATTCTTCGAGATCAATGAAGCAAAAGGCCCGGAGACGGTAGCTCTCTTAACCAGCCTCGGTTTCACCCGGGTCACCTTGAAGCAGGATATCTTTGGGAAAGACCGCATGGTAATGGCGATAAAGGATTAA
- the ribD gene encoding bifunctional diaminohydroxyphosphoribosylaminopyrimidine deaminase/5-amino-6-(5-phosphoribosylamino)uracil reductase RibD — protein sequence MEQGRDEFFMARCLQLARLGAGHVAPNPMVGAVLVCEGRIIGEGYHRHYGQGHAEVNCIASVRTEDRHLIPRSTIYVSLEPCAHHGKTPPCADLIVAEGIPECVIGCIDIFAKVAGKGIARLEAAGVRVKTGVLEAECKALNSRFFTFHGLQRPYVVLKWAQSSNGFIAAEGGRPVRISHPVTDRLVHKWRSEEAAILVGAKTAQGDNPRLNNRLWSGRQPLRIIIDLNDKVPASHQVYDKSQPTVFVTTKAKPDQDHILVDGVQSLLPQLLQELHARSVQSVLVEGGAYTLQHFINDGLWDEARVITGANPLPTGVVAPTLHGAVLEDTLLLETDRLFFYRHG from the coding sequence ATGGAACAGGGCCGGGACGAATTTTTTATGGCGCGCTGCCTGCAACTGGCGCGGCTGGGAGCGGGCCATGTAGCCCCCAATCCTATGGTGGGTGCCGTGCTGGTATGCGAAGGGCGCATTATCGGGGAGGGCTACCACCGTCATTACGGGCAGGGACATGCTGAAGTGAATTGCATAGCCAGCGTGCGTACGGAAGACCGTCACCTCATTCCCCGGTCCACCATTTATGTAAGCCTGGAGCCCTGTGCCCACCATGGTAAAACCCCACCCTGCGCAGATCTGATTGTGGCGGAGGGCATTCCCGAATGCGTGATCGGCTGTATAGACATCTTTGCCAAGGTGGCCGGTAAAGGCATTGCCAGGCTGGAAGCGGCCGGCGTGCGGGTAAAGACCGGTGTGCTGGAAGCGGAATGCAAGGCCCTGAACAGCCGCTTTTTTACGTTTCACGGGCTGCAGCGGCCTTACGTGGTGCTGAAGTGGGCCCAATCGTCCAATGGTTTTATTGCAGCGGAAGGTGGGCGCCCGGTGCGTATTTCCCACCCGGTTACAGACCGGCTGGTGCACAAGTGGAGGAGCGAGGAAGCTGCCATCCTGGTGGGCGCCAAAACCGCCCAGGGCGACAATCCCCGGCTGAATAACCGCCTCTGGAGTGGCCGCCAGCCCCTGCGCATCATCATTGACCTGAACGATAAAGTACCCGCCTCCCACCAGGTGTACGATAAATCACAACCTACTGTATTTGTAACCACGAAGGCAAAGCCGGACCAGGACCATATCCTGGTAGATGGCGTGCAATCCCTACTGCCACAGCTATTGCAGGAACTGCATGCCCGCAGCGTGCAAAGTGTGCTGGTAGAAGGAGGGGCCTATACACTGCAGCATTTCATCAATGATGGCCTCTGGGACGAAGCCCGGGTGATCACCGGCGCAAACCCGCTGCCAACAGGCGTTGTAGCGCCTACCCTGCACGGTGCGGTGCTGGAGGACACGCTTTTACTGGAAACAGACCGCTTATTTTTTTACCGTCATGGGTAA
- a CDS encoding IMPACT family protein, producing the protein MEVYFTIEKTATAAFKDRGSKFISYAYPVKTPEQVKEFLQEVKKEHPKATHHCYAYRLGTDGLAFRANDDGEPSGSAGKPILNQIDSKDLTDVLVIVVRYFGGTLLGVPGLINAYKTATALVLQLVPSVQKNVEATLTLDFDYTMLNDIMKVVRAHNCTVISQDLQLFCSMKIGVPKSQLELCLLKLKDLRGVEVKAK; encoded by the coding sequence ATGGAAGTTTATTTTACGATAGAAAAGACCGCCACCGCGGCATTCAAGGACAGGGGCAGCAAATTTATATCTTACGCTTACCCGGTAAAAACACCCGAGCAGGTAAAGGAATTCCTGCAGGAAGTAAAGAAAGAGCACCCCAAAGCCACCCATCACTGTTATGCTTACCGCCTGGGCACAGACGGCCTGGCCTTCCGGGCCAACGATGACGGGGAGCCTTCGGGTAGTGCCGGCAAGCCCATTCTGAACCAGATAGATAGTAAAGACCTTACGGACGTACTGGTGATCGTGGTGCGCTATTTTGGGGGGACGCTGCTGGGGGTGCCGGGACTGATCAATGCGTATAAGACCGCTACGGCACTGGTGTTGCAGCTGGTACCATCCGTGCAGAAGAACGTGGAAGCAACCCTGACGCTGGACTTTGATTATACCATGCTGAATGATATTATGAAAGTGGTGCGGGCGCATAATTGCACCGTGATATCACAGGACCTGCAGTTGTTTTGTTCCATGAAAATCGGGGTGCCTAAGTCGCAGTTGGAGTTATGCCTGCTGAAGCTGAAGGATCTGAGAGGGGTGGAGGTGAAGGCAAAATAA
- a CDS encoding helix-turn-helix domain-containing protein yields MKKIKNSITTLGELLDYEYGKRGTPKREAYEAGFEEFKLGVLLQQARLAQGLTQEELGAKVGKNKSYISKIENNIKETRLSTLKHIVEVGLGGTVHISITF; encoded by the coding sequence ATGAAAAAAATAAAAAATAGTATAACAACCCTTGGCGAATTGCTTGACTACGAATATGGCAAACGTGGTACGCCCAAGCGGGAAGCATATGAAGCAGGCTTTGAAGAATTCAAACTCGGCGTGCTCCTGCAACAGGCCCGGCTGGCCCAGGGCCTTACCCAGGAAGAACTGGGCGCCAAAGTAGGCAAGAACAAATCCTACATTTCCAAAATTGAAAACAACATCAAAGAAACAAGACTTTCTACCTTAAAACATATCGTGGAAGTAGGCCTTGGCGGTACCGTCCATATTTCCATTACCTTCTAA
- a CDS encoding type II toxin-antitoxin system RelE/ParE family toxin produces MKELCRKVTFYNGHFQEFYNKQRAAVRKKITWTLEIIERVEIVPEIYLKHIENTRGLYEIRVQQASDIFRIFCFFDKGKVIVLGNGFQKKTQKTPLAEITKALKIKEEYEKNKK; encoded by the coding sequence ATGAAAGAGTTATGTAGGAAGGTTACCTTTTACAACGGGCACTTCCAAGAGTTTTATAATAAGCAGCGGGCTGCGGTACGTAAGAAGATAACGTGGACATTGGAAATAATAGAGAGGGTAGAAATAGTCCCGGAAATTTATCTGAAGCACATTGAAAATACCCGGGGGTTGTATGAAATAAGAGTGCAGCAAGCCAGTGATATCTTCAGGATCTTTTGCTTTTTCGATAAAGGAAAGGTAATTGTGTTAGGAAATGGCTTTCAAAAGAAAACACAAAAAACGCCGTTGGCTGAAATTACAAAAGCGTTAAAAATTAAAGAAGAGTATGAAAAAAATAAAAAATAG
- a CDS encoding 3-hydroxyacyl-CoA dehydrogenase family protein, producing MKQIAVIGAGTMGNGIAHVFAQHGFTVHLIDVSQAALDKALQTISKNLDRQLSKGGITETVKQSTLQNITTFTDLAAGVPAAELVVEAATENVALKLKIFQDLDAHAHPDAILATNTSSISITRIAAATKRPGQVIGMHFMNPVPVMKLVEIINGYATTKKVTDTIVELSKQLEKVPCVVNDYPGFIANRILMPMINEAIYSLYEGVAEVEAIDTVMKLGMAHPMGPLQLADFIGLDVCLSILNVLHDGFGNPKYAPCPLLVNMVTAGYLGIKSGEGFYKYTAGSKELVVSERFKG from the coding sequence ATGAAACAAATTGCCGTAATCGGGGCAGGCACCATGGGCAACGGTATTGCCCACGTATTTGCCCAGCATGGATTTACCGTTCATCTCATCGACGTATCGCAGGCCGCACTGGATAAGGCCCTGCAGACCATTTCCAAAAACCTGGACCGCCAGCTCAGCAAAGGCGGCATCACCGAAACGGTGAAGCAAAGCACCCTGCAAAACATTACCACCTTTACAGACCTGGCAGCCGGCGTGCCCGCAGCCGAACTGGTGGTAGAAGCCGCGACGGAAAACGTGGCCCTCAAACTCAAGATCTTCCAGGACCTGGACGCCCACGCCCACCCGGACGCCATCCTGGCCACCAATACTTCTTCCATTTCCATTACCCGCATTGCGGCCGCCACCAAACGTCCTGGCCAGGTGATCGGCATGCATTTCATGAATCCCGTACCGGTGATGAAACTGGTAGAGATCATTAACGGTTACGCCACTACGAAAAAGGTGACGGATACCATTGTGGAGCTATCCAAGCAACTGGAAAAAGTACCCTGCGTGGTGAACGATTACCCCGGCTTCATTGCAAACCGCATCCTGATGCCCATGATCAATGAAGCGATCTATTCCCTGTATGAAGGCGTGGCGGAAGTGGAAGCCATTGACACCGTGATGAAACTGGGCATGGCACATCCCATGGGGCCTTTGCAGCTGGCGGATTTCATAGGCCTGGATGTGTGCCTGTCTATTTTGAACGTGCTCCACGATGGGTTTGGAAACCCGAAATATGCACCTTGCCCTTTGCTGGTGAATATGGTCACCGCGGGGTACCTGGGCATCAAAAGCGGGGAAGGATTTTATAAGTACACCGCGGGCAGTAAAGAACTGGTGGTAAGCGAGCGGTTCAAGGGATAA
- a CDS encoding carboxypeptidase-like regulatory domain-containing protein, translated as MLRKIYILLIVTLFPLFLKAQITAFKDSIIQISGITMTADSLRAIPAVSVVVKGQHRGTISNSQGVFSIVAFKGDTLAFTAIGFKKVLYQIPATLPGNNYSLLQLLTEDTTYLPVTIIHPYPTKEEFDHAFAYADIPEDAYEIARKNTEAAKMHALSRYTPADAHEASNAYFQRQAQSLYYAGQAPPQNIFNPLAWAQFIQAWKRGDFKNKDD; from the coding sequence ATGCTCAGGAAAATCTACATACTGTTAATTGTTACACTGTTTCCACTGTTTCTTAAAGCCCAGATCACGGCTTTTAAGGACAGCATTATTCAAATTTCCGGTATTACCATGACGGCAGACAGCCTCCGGGCCATTCCGGCGGTGAGCGTAGTGGTAAAAGGGCAGCACCGCGGTACTATTTCCAACAGCCAGGGTGTATTTTCCATCGTAGCATTCAAGGGTGATACGCTGGCGTTTACGGCTATCGGTTTCAAAAAAGTGTTGTACCAGATCCCTGCAACCCTGCCGGGCAACAACTATTCCCTGTTGCAGCTTCTTACGGAGGATACCACTTACCTGCCGGTGACCATTATTCACCCCTATCCCACCAAGGAAGAATTTGACCACGCCTTTGCGTATGCCGATATACCGGAAGATGCTTATGAGATAGCCCGTAAGAACACGGAAGCTGCTAAAATGCATGCCTTGTCGCGCTACACACCGGCAGACGCCCACGAAGCGTCCAATGCTTATTTTCAACGCCAGGCACAGTCACTTTATTACGCAGGACAGGCGCCTCCGCAGAACATCTTTAACCCCCTGGCCTGGGCCCAGTTTATCCAGGCATGGAAGCGGGGCGATTTTAAGAATAAAGATGATTAG